The Brassica oleracea var. oleracea cultivar TO1000 chromosome C6, BOL, whole genome shotgun sequence genomic interval CTTTTTATCATCCACTCTGGTTAACATTTTTGTTTTATTTGTCAGAGTTTTCTGAATCATTGGGGGAGATGGGTTCATGCTTGGAGCAAATCTCTCCTCATAACGATGAAGAAAGTGGTAAGTCTGTTTTCTTTTCTTTTTTTGAAGATTCATCCGTCATGGATGGATGTTTTGTTGTGTCCTGTTTGACATGCTGTAACATTGTTTCTTTCTTCTGAAGGTAGAATTTTGCTCAAATTGGGTCAAGTTCAGTTTGAGCTTCAGAAACTCGTCGACACTTATGTATGTTGTGTGTTGCACCCTTGTACTTTCCCTGAAGCTGTATGTATAAATTGTGATCAAACTGAGACAAGTTCTTGTTTTGCTTTTTTTCCTTCAGCGTTCTCAAATATTCAAGACCATTACACGACCGTCAGAGTCACTTCTTAGTGACCTTAGAACCGTGGAGGTATGCTCTAGCTTTAGTGATAGAGAGTCAGAGATCAAGGGTTTGATCTCAAACTTGGTAACTTGTATTCGAAGGAAGCTTCGAAAACAATGAAAGGGGCACAAATACTCTTCGCAGTGCCTTTTGCAAAGCTCTTTTAAAACCTAAAACTTATAACTTCTTATTAATCAAATCGTATCTTACAAAAGCCATAAGAGAGTTTTTTATATAGAACTCTTAAACCGTCGTAATAAAACCTATTCCTAATAGTTAAAACCCAAAGATAAGGAAATAATCATAAAACGGAAATAACTCAAAGATAAGGAAAGTAAGGGTTAAAAAAGGACCAAATTGACGAAACAAAACCTTGATAAAGATCTGCTAATCTTTTTCTTTTCTTTCCCTCTCAGGATATGAAGCAACAATGTGAAGAAAAGAGGTCAGTTATCTCCTGCAATGTAGTATTTTCCTTTCTCAGTATTTGTTTTGATTATTTTTTGCCTAAACGTCTTGAGTCTTAACTTACAGAGACGTTGTTAAGAACATGGTGATGGAGCATGTGAAAGACAAGGTGCACCTTAAGGGCAGTAAAGGGGAGAGACTTATACGCCCACAGTTGGAAACTGCCCGTGATGAGCTACAAGACGAGGCCACTTTGTGCATTTTCCGATTAAAATCCCTAAAGGAAGGACAAGCTCGAAGTCTCCTCACACAAGCAGCCCGCCACCACACTGCTCAGGTACCTTAGGTTACTATGTTTGTAAGCAACTGATCTGCACAACTAGTGTCTCTTATGCTTTCTTTTATTTCTTTATATATTTTCATAGAAGCATCTATTCTTGGCTGGTCTAAAATCACTTGAGGCAGTAGAGCAACAAGTCAGAATTGCTGCGGAGAGACAACACATCGACTGTGAGCTCTCTGATAACGAGAACGAAATGGAATGTAGTGAGGATGATGATGACCGACATTTTAACAGAGATGGAGAACTCAGCTTTGACTACATAACAACTGAGCAGAGAGTAGAAGCTCTACCTACACCACATGGATCGATGAAGGTAAATGCAGATCATAGAGAAGAGAACCCAATGTCATACCAAGATCGCAGAAATAGCAGCCATTCAGCACCGTTGTTCCCACAGGAGAAGTCTGCAAACACTTACGTATTACCAACTCCTGTCGATTCAAGGTCCTCATCAATCTTCACGCAAGCAAACCACAGAGCACACTTATGGCATTCATCTCCGCTTGAACCCATAAAAACAGTTCATAAAGATGTGGAAAGCAACCTCTATTCTCGTCTTCCTCGTCCTTCAGAAACTACTCAGCACGCATTTTCTGGACCGGTCAAACCATCCTCAACCCGTCTTCCATTTCCGGCGCAGGCTCACTCATCTTCTCCAAGGATGTCTCCTGCGGCTTCACCTCCTCTTGCTTCTTCTCCGCGGATCAACGAACTCCATGAGCTTCCAAGACCACCGGGTCAATCTGCTCCTCCACGACGCTCTAAATCTCCTGTTCTGACTAGTCACTCATCTCCTGTTTCCGCTTGGAGTCAAGAAAGAAGCAATGTAGCTGTGTCCAAGAACATTGTAGCATCACCACTTCCGTTTCCACCTTTGGTTGTACCAAGAAGCTACTCCATACCTTCGATAAACCAGAGAGAACAACCCTTTCCTGACACTGACAGAGTAGTCTCTCCACCGCCTCTGCCTCTAACTCCAGCGTCTCTGATGAATCTCAGATCGCTCTCTCGGTCTCGGTCTCGGGTCGGGGAAGCTGCTTCCCAGAGCGGTCAAATAGGAGGTAACAAACAAACACTGTGTTTTTGTAACCTTGGAACTGCGAAATCTTCATCAATTCTGATATAGAAAGTAAAATATACAAGTCTGATATTTTGTAGTTCTTTGGTTTTTTGAATCTCCTAATTTGTAGCACTATACTGTTTTTTGTTTCCCTTACATATCTTTGTAACTTTGAAAAGAATTTAGTTGTCGTTTTCTGAAAATTAGGAGAAGGAAATTGAGAAATTAGAGGAAATGTTGCCTTACAAAATCCATAATTATTATTTTGGTAGTTTAAAGACAATCGTGAATATTATTTCTATCTCTATGAGAAAGTCACAATATTCATGTCACTGACAATGGGCCAGTTTATTAAACCAAGGGTTGGACAAACTATCTGAGAATGTGAAGAACTGAACTGAAACCAATCCGAAAATTTAGTACCGAATAATGGGTACAAAAGCCATGATTCTTGAAGGAGGTTAGTCTCGTTAATGTTGTAAAACTTTCATCTATCATTTTACTCGACTCCAGTGATCTGCATCCCATAAATGGTTCCTCAATATATGTAAAAGGTTCGGTAGAAGCTTGAGTGGACGTCCCATTCAAAGATCATTGATGGGTTCTTTCGAAGATATTCGTATGGGCAAACTAATCACGTCTCATATACTACTCACAACGATCAAGCCAAAGAAATTAACACATTTTACATTTGACTCACACCTGTTCTCTCTTTGCCATTCTTAGTATTGCTGGTGAAACATCTCTTCAAAATCACAGAAGCTTCCATAGTGTTGGTGATGATTACTTCTTATTGTACTATGCCTCCATAGATATCTCTGGAGTATCATTACCCAGAAATTCCAAGATATTTGAAACTCTGATTCCGAAGTTGTATTACATTTTTTTCCTTATTTGGTAAGTTATCAAAGATTTAATGATAGTCATTGTCAGGTATATCAAATAAAAGGTTTTGTTTGAAACAACACTTATCTCATGTTGGAGGTTTAGTAGCTAAAGTTTAATGATTTGGGAAATCAAAGGTTGGGATTTGAGAAGAGAGACCATGTGAGAGGTAATAAAGCAGCCTGGGGAATATGTTTCTGTAAGGATCACTGTCTCTTTTGGTCTTCAAATAGGTCATACACCTTTCTACTTCAGACTTGACCTCCAAGTAAACCTCATGAGCTTTCTCTTTATCATTTAGCTCTTTCTCTCTACCTTTTGTTTCTATCGGTTTCCCAAAGTATATGTAATACCTTCCCGGTATCTTTGGAATTAGTCCAGGCATATGCAAATCTTGGTTCCTCACTTCGCCTTCTTCATCATTCCTGATCATATTTTATCACCACCAGATTTTCATTACTATATATATACAATCTTGAAAAGAGATTGAATATACCTCAGCTTAATAGTGTCCTGTGTTATCTCTTCTATGATGTTCTTCAAGAAAGGGATCTTCATTTGATCATTGTAATCCAAAACCATCTGTGATATTATTCCATTACTCCAACAAAGTTACTGATTGAAACAAAAACTAGAAAGAAGAAGAGATTTGTGCTTTACTTGACAGAGATCATCTTCTCCAACAGCGCCGAAAGGAATGATTTTTGTTCCAAACTTAGATGCGATCCTGACAAACTCTGAATGTTCAGGCCAGAACAGCTTGTATTCTTCACCCTGCAGAAAATGTGTCAGAGCAAAAACATGGAGGAAACACAATCAATTAAGTTACCTTTCTGTGCAAGGCTTCGCGGACACCTCCAGGATACAAGACTACATGAGCCTTTGAACGAAGCAGCTTGTAGAAATTGGTATTCGAGACGGGAACTGCGCCTATGATCCGAACCGAGTCGAACATCTGCATATCAGGGAGCTTTGAGCCTATCTTTTTGGCAAACATCACTGGATGTGCAAGGCCACGCAAGATAATGTTCCTCTCTTTCAAGAAATGAATTGCTGCTGGACGCAGTTCGAGACCAAGCAACATGTGGTTACCAACATACAGAACAGGTCCCTCCGAAGGTATTCCTGCAAGTGATCTTACTACTGTACCGTTGTCTAGAGTTGAGAGGAATACTGGAGAAACAGCAGCTGTTAGCAATCTGAGCCACAGAAAAATAATAATACTACTTCAGTATTTACTTACAGGATACTGTGTTGATTGAAATCACTTACCTTTGTGATTGTTCAAACTCTTTGAGCTCAAAGGGAGTAGGCAGAGTGTAATCAGAAATGTAATCAAGTTTCTTCCCACGGCGATAATAATAGGCAATCTTAAGGATGGTCGCCAGATCTACCCCATCCTCCTAACATATATAGAAACAATCGAGCTGTTCATTAGTAAACCAAACACAATCTTGATGATGCAAGAAGTCTCTATATTGGTTAAAGACTGCTAGAGACTAGATTTGCTTCATCACTTCACTGAAATAGGACTCAAAATGCAGCAAGATGTTGTGAATCTATAAATTAATTGTTCTAAAAACGGCATCTAGGTGCCCCCCTAGTAACACATATCCCACAAAAGCGTTTAATTACCGTCTAACGATTTATTGGAAATTGTATAACATAAAGAGCACCTTACCAAGAAGAGGAACTGTCCATTATTCTCAAACTCACGGACTTCACATTTCGGCAATGCACAACAGAGTCTTTCAATGTCTTCTTTGTTCAGTAGCCATTGATCACGTCCACTGCAATATCCATAGACAACGTATTATAGCTACAACTCAGCTTCTTTACAAGCGAATATATTGCTGGACTTCAACTTGTAATTTAATAATGAAAACAGAGAAGTTTATGAACCTCAGAAGTATCAGGGTTTGGGCTTTGACTGTGTACATGTGGGACTTAGCAGATGCTGAAGCAGACTTAAGCAGTTGAAGTTTCCATAGAAGTGTTTCCTTGGGAAAGATCCTAGCCAGAGTCTGTTAATAGTTACTAGTTAAACACTATGGTACAACACATGCAATAAATGATTTGTTCTCCTAAAATAGAGTCTTACAGGCAGATTAGCTGAGGCTGCAAAGATGTCTCCTAAGAGTCCTCCACCCACCTGCGTGACAGTTTCATTCAGCATACTCTCGAACATTGCTGCATACTGATGATAACCTATAATAACAAAATACCGTTAGTCCTGACTTTCAAGCAGAACCTGACACTGAAACCTAGTCTGTTGCATCTTTACACCCATACACATGGAAGAATATACAAGGAGTTGATACTTCACCTTCACTAAACACAAAATTATCTTCCATCAAGCTGGGAACTTGGTCGGGCAATATTTCCAGTAGACTCGATAAAGGTTGCAACATGAAGTTGTTTAAGCGTGTGACTGCATCAAAGAGTGTCTTAAAATGAGCACAAGACAAGAGAATAAAGAGAAAGCGAGTAGTATCCTTTTACCTGGATTAGCAAGAATCAAGACAATATCAATATCAGGGTTACTCGCTGCAACATCTAGAGCAAGACAAGCGCCCACAGATTCTCCAACAATATAAACAGGTCTATTTGGGGAACGGTAGTACTCTGACCTAACTGTCCTCTCTATGATTTTCACAATGTCTGAAAATTTACATAAAACAAGTTTAATAATAGAGTTGATTATGCAAACGGTAATGAAACAACAGATAAGAAGGCACCTCGAGCAGGTGTACGATCCGTGGCTGGAAAGTGAAGGCACCATACGTCGAATATCCTATATATGATCAAAAAAGTCAATGAGATTAGAAAGAAGATTGAGTAAAGTTAGTATCAAACATTACTTACTCTCCAAGTCTCCTATGCTGGCGAATGAGCCCTAATCCAGTACCATCGATCCCTGTAGTTTCTTTAACTTGAGACACACGTTTCTTTCAGAAGCAATATTAAAAAGGACGAACCAGGTATATAGAGGAGAAGAGGAGATCCTGGAGCGCGTGAGCTGCATTCTAATGGAGAGAACCACCGAGGTGGACCTCCATCTCCCCCCTCTGATATGTAGAAATTTTCAGCTTCAGCCAAAAAGTCCGTCAAACTCTTCCTCTCCTCCGGCCTCGCCGCTTCCGTTTCTGAATACGGATTCACCGTCGCTGTCACTTTTGATCCATCCCTGAGACGTCCAAGCGCGATGGAGGTCAGCCGTTGGTTTGACTTCAAGTAGGAAAAATGAGGTCTTCTTGAACCTGAGGAGAAGATGGGACAGACACCATCGGTGATGGTAATCGCCATTGACGAGAAAACTCGAGTAGCAATGGTAGATGAACATTCTCGTTGTTCAACTTAATCTTCAAGCAATGGAACATGAGAAGCTCGTGCTCACGAGAAAACAGCCAGCGATGCGTGCTACTGCTCCGCCATTCTTTCCACTCTTTTCTTCTTTTTCTCTAGGTCGGTTTGTTATTTTACATTTCGGTTTGAATTTGGTTTAGACTTGGTTTTATGAAATTCAATTCACCAACCATATTATAGTTTATTTAGGGTTTAGATTAGAAAAACTAGTTTGTCCGAGTAAACTTACAATGACTAATCCAAACGCTATTAAAATTTAAAAATGATGATCAAGTAAAAGATTAATATGATATTGAGATTAACTTAAATACAGTTGAAGAGTTACTTTTTAGAAAAAAGAACGTTACCTATTTTATTGTACCATCATCCAGAATAACGACCCCCATTGCATATATTCTCGTAACTGACAGTATAAACGTCACTAAGGCCATGATATTCTGCTTGTCACTGGATGGTATAAACGTCACTAAGGCCATGATTAACCCCGATCTTTTAATTGGGGTTCTTAGCTTCGGCTAAGAAACGGTTCTTAGCTTTTAACTTAGAAAAACTAAGAACCATCTCTTAAATAAGAGATATAAGAGAAGTCTCTCAGCCGAAAAATGTAAAAAGAAATAATGTCAAATCATGAGTTAAAAATCTCAAATAAGAAACCCGGGTTAATCACGCTCTAACACTCTTCGCCACTGTTCCCTCTACCCCATACATGCAGCTTTTGAAAATAAAATATATTTTATTAGTACTTAATTTTAATTGTGATGCAATGTTTTGAAAACAAGACCAAACATTGATTCTGCATTTACAATTCGGTCAATGGTTAGACAGGTCCAATAGGATTTTAACTTTTAATCGTATTTTAAATTAATTAAATAGAGCAAAGTCAAGTGCATGAACAGCTGAAGATGCAATATGAATGTTTACCTTCTCTTGTAAACGCGAACGAGCTTGAGAATCAAATAGAAAGCCTAGAAGCTAAGCTCAAGAAGCAGTCTGAGGATTTCTCCAAGTCTTTACGGACGTGCGGGTCAAAAGGTCCAGAACTGAAGTCGAGGCATCTTTACAATTACGAAAGACAGAGAAAGATGAGCTATCAAGCACGATTGTATCGACGAAGAAAGAATCAGAGTCTTTGGCATAGGAGTTGCAGCTTATCAAAGATGAAAAAGAAGCATTCGTTACCCTTTTAAAATCAGAAGTAGAAACTGCAAGAGCTCAATGTGATGATCGAATATATTCTTTGTCCAAGAATGAATCAGAGATCGAGAAATACAGAAGCAACAAGGAAAGGCTAATACCCCTGTTCTAAAAATCAGCCGCCTAGGCGCTACGCGTCACCTTTTTTTTTTTTTAATAATATTTTTTTATTTTATTTGATCTAAAATTTTATAAATATCATTTATATTCAGAATTTTGATGAAAATACACTATATTAAGTTTATATATTCTATTTGTGTGTTTTATACAATCTTAAACATGAAAATGTATTAATGTTATACACAATTAAAGATTAACATGTTTTATAATACAGTAAACCATCTAAAAATTCCGCCCCGCATAATTTCCGATTAATCCCCGATTTTCTCTTTAGGCGCTAGGCCCAACCCGACCGCCCGACTAGCGCCTAGCGCGTTCCCGAACAGGGGCTAATACTGCTCGAGGTAACACTAGAACATTCATTACTTGCTAGATATTTTGATGTTGATGCCAACAAATCTGTAATCCAGGAACACCTCAAACTAAAGGAAAATGCTTTAGAAGCCCCTTCAAAGATGTTCATCGGAAAAGAAAACGATTTGAATAACCAAATCGAGGAATTGGAGACTCAACTCAACCAAATAAGTCCAAGTTGCCTAAAGGTAAAGAAAGAGAACTAACCTATTAAAAGAATTAAATTGCATTGCTACTACCCTTAGCACTAGAACATAACTGTGGTTCTTTTGTAAACAGACTCGTGAATCTCTGCATGTTACAGAAGCAGATATTGCTTTGCAGAACAGAGAAGTACTGTCATTGAACAAAAGGTATGTTCATGAACCAAATACAAACTGAAGAAACTACCATCATTTCTGATTATTGTCTTTTCCACAGTGTTGATCTTGAAGACTTGGTAAATGAAATAGCGTCGTTAAAAGAGCAAAATGGATTGATGGAGATGGAGCTGAAGGAGATGCAGGAGAGGTATTCAGAGATAAGTGTAAGATTTGCTGAAGTTGAAGGAGGGAGAGAACGGCTTGTCATGACTGTACGTAATGCCAAGAATGCCAAGAGGAGTTAAAACCATATATTCTCAGGACCATAAATAAATTTTAAAAGATCGTACACATTTCTTTCGTTTTCAACGTATAAATAAATTTTATTTTAGTTTGCTACATATATATAATTTTCCTTCTCATATGTATTTTTTTTATTGAGAAGTAAAAAGTGAGTTTTGACTTCTTTTTGGGTGTATTGATATAACGTAGAATCGAACACTTATATATTATTTGAAAAACATTATAACATTTGAGATATGTTATGTGTTATCTTTAGAATAATTTTTAATTTTTTTGAGAAATATGTGGGTCCATCCAAATATATATTATATTTTTGTTTAAATAACCATAACACTAATTATTAATATAAAAATATTCATTTTTTTCTTTGCTTAAATAAAAGTTATGAAATAAACTAATATGATTAAAATATGTATGAAAATTAATGATTTTTAATAATAAATATTTGAAAACAGTATGTATCTATTTTAGTATCGTTTAAATTTAATTATATACCATATAAAATATATAAAAGTATTTTTTGGATTTAGTTACATTAAGTTGATTGTAAATAAATAAAAGTGATTGTTTTTATTTATGTGTTTGCACCAATATAAATATCATCAATATAAATATATACATAATATTTACGGACTTCTTAATTATTAATTTATATTTATTGTTTTTATTATCTTATAAAATGTAAAATAACACAGAATAAAGTTTGTTTAACGTTTGATTAACGATAAGTTAGTCAAAGTAATGTTGTTTATTTATCAAGCATAAGAAGAAAACGGCGTCGTTTTGATTTATTAAACAAAAATATGTTGTTTCGATTTGGGGAAAATATTAAAATTATAATCCTAACTCTTTTTCTTTTTTGGCATCTACTTTGTTAAAACATGAGTACACTTATAGAATAACCCTTTAAATTACATAATATTTACAGCCAAATGTCATTGAAAATTAAATTAATCTCACACTAATAATGATTGTCTTTTTTATATATTCATTGTTTTCCTAAAATAACTCAAACGAACTACGAAGAAGGAAACAAATTATTAATAAATCAAACGAACTACATTGTTTTCCTAAATGTGATTCCACGACTATAATAAAGGAACTACATCAATTTAGAATCCAAAATATTAAAACAATCACAATATCTTAAAACATATATACCTACACTTGCGGAACAAGCAAAATATCTTATCACATTTTTTACATTTTGTTTTTACTTTTCCAAATTACTTCATTAATTTTATTTACCATTATAATTAGATTTCATTTATTTTACGTATTAACCATAATAATTTCATATGTCTAAATGAAATTACTTCATTAGTGACAAGAAGTCAAACCGGTTAACAAAATTATTTTTATTTGTTTACTAAATCATTTAGACACGGTCATTCATGTATTCGTTCAGATACATATCGGTTTTTATGGATATCAAGTTTTTGGATTTAAGGTTAAACTATGTCCGGGTATTATAAATTTTCGAACAAAATTCAAGTTGGATTCTTCCGGATCCGGGTAAATTTGTAGGAACCTAAAAATATTTAAATAACCTATATGTTTTAAGAATATCACTAAACAATTTATAAAAAGTAAAAACCAAACCCGGTCAAGCTCTAGTACTCTCTTTCTTTCTCAATCCAAAACTCACAAATCACAGAAACTTGAAGAACATATGGAACCGAGGGCTTTCACCTGTTAAGGCGTTGGAGGAGAGTTTCAAAAATAGATGTAGAGGGTCTTCACGAAGTATCATAGAGGTATTTCATTCTTTAGGTAATTTTCCAATTCTAATGCCTTAGTTAGAGGCAAATTAAAAAATTGGTTAATTTGTTCTTCATTTTATGATATTGTAGCAGGTTTTTTATTAAATATATATATAGTTGTGTAGTTCAAGTAGACCGAGTTTGATTTTGCAATGCCACCAACTGCTTGATGAAATGTTTGAAAGAGTTGAATTTTGTTTTAATGTTGAATTTTTACTTCCTTTTTCAGAATGTAGGAGCTTGTAACGTTTAGTATTAGTAGCAATGGATATTAGGTACAAATAGTACCGGTGAAGTTGAGTATATTGGAGGGGATGTGCAAACCATTGAGAGCAAACCGGAGGCACTGTTCACATCTTTATCAGATGAGTTCGGCGATGGATTACATAGAGAGAAGGTGTGGTACAAGCTTCCGTTTGAGGACCACGAGGATAGGAATAAATTGAGCCATTGTGGAGGTGCTGATTTTGTGAGGATGTCTGAATCAGACAAGTGGACAGGAGTTGTTAACGTGTTTCTAGCGAACACATAAGATCTTCCTGAGAAAAAGGAGCTTTATGAACCTCGCGAAGAAGAGATCTGAGTAGAAAGAAATGTGGATGGCTTTGTGGATGAAGATGAAGACTTCGACTATCATAACACGCATCCCAATTCTAATAATGTGGAAGATGAAGAAATATTGAGATTTAAAAGAGGCAGTGGTCACCTACAGTTAAGACAGGTGTTTGACACAATATAAGATTTCAAAGGAGCATTAGTAGATTTAATCGGGTTGTGTTTGGGTTCGGTTCACTTTGGTTTATTTGGATCTAAGAAGCATGTAACCAAAATCTGCAGAAAATAATTTTGTTTGTATTTGATTTGGTTTATATTCGGTTTAGTTTTTTTTTTTTTGTGTTTGTTCAGTTTAATCAAGTTTTTTTAGTTTTGTTCTAGGTCGGTTACAAAAATGTAATTTATAAGAACATAAAAATTCATCATTTGATATTAAATTATTATTTTTAATATTAAGCATAAAACCAACATCACAATAAAATTGTAGAAGATATAATTTAATAATTTTATATTATTATTTTCAAACTCAATATAAATATCATAGGTATTTTTTTGGTTTTGATGTTAATATATAAAATCCATATTCTTCTATTTTATTTTTAGTTGTGTTTCTTAATTCATTTAGAAGTAATATATATAAAATTATGTTTGATTGTTTAGGTTAGATGATTAAATATCTTAAAGCTTAATATTGTTAGTATATTTAGTTAATCTAAATTGAAAATTCAAGTTCAACACAAATACCTATATTAGCAGCTTTAGGAAATAACCGAGGAAACCTAGCCAGTTCAGGATGCAAACTCAATGCCTAATTTGCTAATGGCTTAGACTTTTTGAATAACTTCTAGAGACCCCAGCATATTTTTTCCTGAACTTGTAAGAGCATCTTTATCCAGGGTTCTTAAATAGAGTTTTAAAGTTAATTGGGTATTTAATTAAATGAAAATTAAATAAAAGGGGTGTTATCGATCCTTAAGAAACGATTTTGGTGATCGATAACTAAAGGGGTTTTCCCCCACGTGTCAGCTAACCAAAGCTAAAGCATATAGTTTTCTATTTTTCCTTTCTTCTCTCTTTTTCTTTTCTTTGGTTTCTTTCGGCTTATCTGCTGCTTCTCTCGTGCTCTCTGCAGGACAACGATGGCTGTCGTTCTCTCCTACGCACCTCCAAGGTTGAAACAAACGTATTGTTTGTTCAATTGGTTTTCCTTCGCACCTCCAAGCTCTCCTTCGCACCTCCAAGGTTGAAACAAAGGTATTGTTCGATCCAATCTTATCTCCTTTCTATATAAACTGTGATCATATAGGTTTAACCACTTGTAGTTTTGTTTCATTCGATTGAATAAGCCTCAGTTGTTATATATGGTTTTGATTGTTATTTAGTACTGATGACAACAAAAGGCTCAAGTTTTTTGAGTTCTTGGCTTATTCCATTTTAACCCACCTTCATAACTTTTTGTAAATTAGGTTGAGAAAGTAATTGAAGCTGAAAAAAAAGCAGCAAAAGACTTAATCTGGGAACATGGAAAAGAGAGGGCTTTCTCAACTTTGAGGAAGAAACGGACGCAAGAAGAGTTGTTGAAGCAAGTAGATCAGTGGGTCATCAATGTTGAACAACAAGTAACTCTTCTTTCTCATTTTAAGGCTTTTTAGCTTTGTGTCTCCCTGTTAGTGTCTTGCATCATCGCTTTTGTGGTTTTTCTCAACACATAGCTCAAACGTTTCATGTGACTGAGTTAGCAGATATTAAACAATACATATCTTAAACGTTTCATCTAGCAGATTTAGTCACTTATAAGATCTTTCTCTTTAACATAACCTTGTACATATAATCTTCATTCTGTTAATTAATTCTTTTGTATGTCTTGATTCTTCTGCAAGTCTTGTCTTTGTGGTTGAGGGTGCTATGGCACAGGCTAAGACATCAACTTCTTCGAGAAGCAACCACTACCTGAGACTAACGTTTAGGTAATTTTGCACAACTTAACTTTTCTTCAAGTCTTGCTTTATTCTTTATTGCTCTTGTCTGAAAAGTAGTTGACATAAGGTTTTATGCTTGTTAGAGTTAGGTTGTGGTTTAGTGTTGCATCCGCGTGTGATGAATGCTTGTTTTAGTGTTGTATTAGGATTGTGTGGTAGGTAATAAATATGTTAGATTCATGTCAACTCATGTATTAAACCCTTCTCTTCTCCTCTATTAAATCCGATTCCTTCTCTCTTTCTTTTCATCTTCTCCAAAACATCATTCTTGTCTTTCTATTTGTCTGGTAACACATTTCTTCTTCTTTCTCTCTTCTTCGAATTTTGGGTTTATGGATTCTACGAATCCATATATTGAGACCTTCAATTTTATTGACTTTCTTACAAGTCAACAAGGTTGTGTCCTTCCTGAACCTTTTCGATATGAGAGTTTTACACATGGTGGT includes:
- the LOC106296237 gene encoding uncharacterized protein At2g33490-like isoform X2 — encoded protein: MMKASLGRLRRFALPTKVDAVNIEELFPTAQIDGLARASKDMQEMRESYDRLLSVAAATANSAYEFSESLGEMGSCLEQISPHNDEESGRILLKLGQVQFELQKLVDTYRSQIFKTITRPSESLLSDLRTVEDMKQQCEEKRDVVKNMVMEHVKDKVHLKGSKGERLIRPQLETARDELQDEATLCIFRLKSLKEGQARSLLTQAARHHTAQKHLFLAGLKSLEAVEQQVRIAAERQHIDCELSDNENEMECSEDDDDRHFNRDGELSFDYITTEQRVEALPTPHGSMKVNADHREENPMSYQDRRNSSHSAPLFPQEKSANTYVLPTPVDSRSSSIFTQANHRAHLWHSSPLEPIKTVHKDVESNLYSRLPRPSETTQHAFSGPVKPSSTRLPFPAQAHSSSPRMSPAASPPLASSPRINELHELPRPPGQSAPPRRSKSPVLTSHSSPVSAWSQERSNVAVSKNIVASPLPFPPLVVPRSYSIPSINQREQPFPDTDRVVSPPPLPLTPASLMNLRSLSRSRSRVGEAASQSGQIGGLDKLSENVKN
- the LOC106296237 gene encoding uncharacterized protein At2g33490-like isoform X1, encoding MMKASLGRLRRFALPTKVDAVNIEELFPTAQIDGLARASKDMQEMRESYDRLLSVAAATANSAYEFSESLGEMGSCLEQISPHNDEESGRILLKLGQVQFELQKLVDTYRSQIFKTITRPSESLLSDLRTVEDMKQQCEEKRDVVKNMVMEHVKDKVHLKGSKGERLIRPQLETARDELQDEATLCIFRLKSLKEGQARSLLTQAARHHTAQKHLFLAGLKSLEAVEQQVRIAAERQHIDCELSDNENEMECSEDDDDRHFNRDGELSFDYITTEQRVEALPTPHGSMKVNADHREENPMSYQDRRNSSHSAPLFPQEKSANTYVLPTPVDSRSSSIFTQANHRAHLWHSSPLEPIKTVHKDVESNLYSRLPRPSETTQHAFSGPVKPSSTRLPFPAQAHSSSPRMSPAASPPLASSPRINELHELPRPPGQSAPPRRSKSPVLTSHSSPVSAWSQERSNVAVSKNIVASPLPFPPLVVPRSYSIPSINQREQPFPDTDRVVSPPPLPLTPASLMNLRSLSRSRSRVGEAASQSGQIGGNKQTLCFCNLGTAKSSSILI
- the LOC106296237 gene encoding uncharacterized protein At2g33490-like isoform X3, producing MMKASLGRLRRFALPTKVDAVNIEELFPTAQIDGLARASKDMQEMRESYDRLLSVAAATANSAYEFSESLGEMGSCLEQISPHNDEESGRILLKLGQVQFELQKLVDTYRSQIFKTITRPSESLLSDLRTVEDMKQQCEEKRDVVKNMVMEHVKDKVHLKGSKGERLIRPQLETARDELQDEATLCIFRLKSLKEGQARSLLTQAARHHTAQKHLFLAGLKSLEAVEQQVRIAAERQHIDCELSDNENEMECSEDDDDRHFNRDGELSFDYITTEQRVEALPTPHGSMKVNADHREENPMSYQDRRNSSHSAPLFPQEKSANTYVLPTPVDSRSSSIFTQANHRAHLWHSSPLEPIKTVHKDVESNLYSRLPRPSETTQHAFSGPVKPSSTRLPFPAQAHSSSPRMSPAASPPLASSPRINELHELPRPPGQSAPPRRSKSPVLTSHSSPVSAWSQERSNVAVSKNIVASPLPFPPLVVPRSYSIPSINQREQPFPDTDRVVSPPPLPLTPASLMNLRSLSRSRSRVGEAASQSGQIGVY